One bacterium DNA window includes the following coding sequences:
- a CDS encoding PrgI family protein — MAQYKVPQNVESEDKLLGPLTMKQFIYAVIGLAWGGLWYMILRAGGAAGLVLAIFVILPVSGFMFLLAFGRREEQSFENYLIALIRFTVVPRKRVWMKDTSVEHAIVDAPPPPKVQELTAADYAQVQSRLRQLAMVVDTRGHLKNEEVQALDPTNQAATFSQRVFTPPSLQQEIAPSQLQKGDDIISQTESGQKIQDVGRMLQNVEHDVRDQARQAMTQAIQDPSAVQTPAQPSQPQLSDDILKKVMDTTDLSVAQVAQAANRGQLQAGQPVSFR, encoded by the coding sequence ATGGCACAATATAAAGTCCCTCAAAACGTAGAGTCCGAAGACAAGCTACTTGGTCCTTTGACCATGAAGCAGTTTATCTATGCAGTCATTGGACTGGCATGGGGTGGGCTGTGGTATATGATTCTCCGCGCTGGTGGAGCCGCTGGGCTTGTGCTTGCGATCTTCGTCATCCTACCGGTATCCGGCTTCATGTTCCTCCTAGCTTTCGGGCGCCGCGAAGAACAAAGCTTCGAGAACTACCTCATCGCCCTCATCCGCTTCACTGTCGTCCCGCGCAAGCGTGTCTGGATGAAGGACACATCTGTGGAGCACGCCATCGTCGACGCGCCACCACCCCCGAAGGTACAGGAACTCACCGCCGCCGACTACGCGCAGGTCCAAAGCCGTCTGCGTCAGCTCGCGATGGTAGTGGACACACGTGGACACTTGAAGAACGAGGAAGTACAGGCACTCGATCCTACCAACCAAGCTGCTACATTCTCACAACGTGTCTTCACACCACCAAGTCTGCAGCAAGAAATAGCACCAAGCCAGCTACAAAAAGGGGATGACATCATCTCGCAAACAGAATCAGGTCAGAAGATTCAAGATGTCGGCCGAATGCTACAAAATGTTGAGCACGACGTACGCGACCAAGCTAGACAAGCCATGACTCAAGCAATCCAAGACCCATCTGCGGTACAAACACCGGCACAACCCTCCCAGCCACAACTGAGTGATGATATACTTAAAAAGGTTATGGATACTACTGACCTATCAGTAGCCCAGGTTGCTCAGGCAGCCAACCGTGGCCAACTCCAGGCCGGACAGCCCGTCAGTTTCCGCTAA
- a CDS encoding ATP-binding protein — MAKKQQIDPQALEQQEADRVYREGVLSLRDIIAPSSFTIENNYLIIGTRYVRTLFVYGYPRTLFTGWLSPIINLDEVIDISINIMPVESRVILENLKKKVGQLEASYQINAEKGKVRDPGLEAALSDAEELRDQLQVGEERFFRFGLYFTIYGKDLEELDLVQRKIESILGTSLIYTKPASVQMEQGFNSTLPIGTDQLGIYRNMNTGSLSTSFPFTTAELSRNEGILYGLNRHNNGLVLFDRFSLENANMVVFAKSGAGKSFTVKLECLRSLMMGTEIIIVDPENEYKTLCDAVGGSFVKLSLTSNTHINPFDLPKIVDPEEADNALRANIIMLEALIRVMFNGQLSDAEMGDLDTAIIQTYANKGITNDPLTHNVEPPVMNDLYNTLVQMGNYGSGTGPQIAARLRRFTEGSFSGIFSQQSNVNLDNRMVVFNIRDLEDELRPVGMFIALNYIWNRIKTDRKKRILAVDEAWQLMQYPDSAQFLFSIAKRCRKYYTGLTTITQDVEDFLQNRLGRAVVNNSSLQLLLKQNPAAVDIISQTFKLTSEESARLSQFPVGEGLFFAGLNHVIIRILASPMEEQLITTNPHDILEKRMKEQNDGVAAEGAQVINNYGEQSNQGGGQTPATPQIDPNPPQEQVSVPAEAPDLVPAQATEMQPDQEYAAPLFGEDEE, encoded by the coding sequence GTGGCGAAGAAGCAACAGATAGACCCGCAGGCGCTTGAGCAGCAAGAGGCGGATCGCGTATATCGTGAGGGCGTCCTTAGTCTCCGCGACATTATTGCACCAAGCTCATTTACGATCGAAAACAACTACCTCATCATTGGCACGCGCTATGTACGAACGCTCTTCGTATACGGCTATCCACGCACGCTCTTTACTGGATGGCTTAGTCCTATTATTAATCTCGATGAAGTCATCGATATATCAATCAATATTATGCCGGTCGAGAGCCGCGTGATCCTCGAAAACCTCAAGAAAAAAGTAGGGCAGCTTGAAGCAAGCTACCAGATCAATGCCGAGAAGGGGAAGGTCCGTGATCCTGGACTTGAAGCCGCGCTGTCTGACGCTGAAGAGCTACGCGATCAGCTGCAAGTGGGGGAGGAGCGATTCTTCCGTTTTGGGCTGTATTTCACTATCTACGGTAAAGACCTCGAGGAACTTGATCTCGTACAACGCAAGATCGAATCCATCCTTGGTACCAGCCTCATCTACACCAAGCCCGCCAGTGTACAGATGGAGCAAGGCTTCAACTCTACGCTTCCGATCGGCACTGATCAGCTTGGCATCTATCGCAACATGAATACCGGCTCACTCTCGACCAGCTTCCCATTCACAACCGCTGAGCTGTCGCGCAATGAAGGAATTCTCTACGGGTTGAACCGTCACAATAACGGGCTCGTACTCTTCGATCGGTTTAGCCTTGAGAATGCAAACATGGTTGTCTTCGCGAAGTCTGGAGCGGGGAAGTCCTTTACGGTGAAGCTCGAGTGCCTGCGATCCCTCATGATGGGTACTGAAATAATTATCGTCGACCCAGAAAACGAGTATAAGACCCTCTGTGATGCTGTCGGTGGTAGCTTCGTCAAGCTATCACTCACTAGTAATACCCATATCAACCCCTTTGATCTCCCGAAGATCGTCGATCCCGAAGAAGCCGACAATGCTCTGCGTGCCAATATCATCATGCTCGAAGCTCTCATTCGTGTGATGTTTAACGGACAGCTCAGTGACGCCGAGATGGGGGATCTCGATACCGCTATCATTCAAACGTATGCCAACAAGGGCATAACCAACGACCCGCTCACGCACAACGTCGAGCCGCCAGTTATGAATGATCTCTACAATACACTCGTGCAGATGGGGAATTATGGCTCAGGTACAGGGCCACAGATCGCTGCTCGCTTACGTCGCTTCACCGAAGGTTCTTTCTCGGGTATTTTCTCCCAGCAATCAAACGTTAATCTTGATAACCGTATGGTGGTCTTCAATATCCGTGACCTCGAAGATGAGCTCAGGCCAGTCGGCATGTTCATCGCCCTCAACTACATCTGGAATCGTATCAAGACCGATCGCAAGAAACGCATCCTCGCCGTAGACGAGGCCTGGCAGCTCATGCAATATCCTGACTCAGCGCAATTCCTCTTCTCGATCGCTAAACGCTGCCGTAAGTACTACACCGGCCTGACAACAATCACGCAGGATGTAGAAGACTTCTTGCAAAACCGACTAGGCCGCGCGGTGGTAAACAACAGCTCGCTCCAACTTCTGCTCAAACAAAACCCTGCAGCTGTCGACATCATTTCGCAGACTTTCAAACTCACAAGTGAGGAGTCGGCTCGCTTAAGCCAATTCCCAGTAGGTGAGGGGTTGTTCTTCGCAGGCTTAAATCATGTCATTATTCGAATTCTCGCAAGCCCCATGGAAGAGCAGCTCATCACCACTAATCCGCACGATATCCTCGAGAAACGCATGAAAGAGCAGAATGATGGGGTGGCAGCCGAGGGAGCGCAGGTCATTAATAACTACGGCGAGCAGAGCAACCAAGGAGGTGGTCAGACACCCGCAACACCACAGATTGACCCAAATCCACCTCAAGAGCAAGTATCAGTCCCAGCTGAGGCCCCAGATCTAGTTCCCGCACAAGCTACCGAGATGCAGCCAGACCAAGAATACGCAGCCCCATTATTTGGAGAGGATGAGGAATAG
- a CDS encoding M15 family metallopeptidase, with amino-acid sequence MIPWLHTSNPSRARRHNLRSPSFGHERSTGGSLSDKVKNDSTTSLNPTSTGNTNPNGSGLPSVNEGRGKGAVSKGVDKGLEQIKNKSKGTPVGEAANLASKVKNTSQTAKREGAVAAGADVAAAAARTGLAATGVGKAANVAMNAAKKLGQTVGINIKDRYFLYVVIFMSTWQFILVFFVIMVAASLFGSPSKLLKTGWSIAKHYVGLSVSTQIDQGVAGKMAYEIPVGKDGRALAAATNYNPASMPKEGTLEYRLAKIDWEKAKFQSVKPDSNCEIKTSKVVGPDGQERSVIDSVTIKGQVLNLEGIARSNCIDKTYPIFNTIMRSEYIRENLNKKLGIRYAYAAPRDSTEIRGKSDAQIKETLRKKTLSRVWQSSGKGVEGVAPTTDDDTPRNTNSNVDKYIYPTDTILPFSVANCANNYEFPEKPSWDNAIAKARHDLICGVPPDQIIFYAHIPRESDAESTDPAKKARAQAAVLNTVCQIYNRYTTELTDTASKNYKQAVKDRIKSEANAAFSIITYDDTAKTYFPNIKEWGTDSYKVLGLGKSQQYNYAVNGRLAGETISPDALSKIFGGPNIRGEGIYADTQSSRMIATFRRVAAENCTGSDSINFTDLANGVIDRSYLNIFYLTIYKVLFRGSVANLDSYKRAKDGTIINTIAAMNKVTIEDVMKRLILTASNNGTSGVEEGPANFNRQSIGALAYKNSLIISMGGQFFNQNEAIAAENISNSIIAYEDQYQGLLGRIFNRNNPRSIYSRLQVAFTDYPKNIPSNVASLFGNLFNPARNMISGRDSLAYTLTGKSNVAQAASSHEINNLHIDPAGFPPGFYEVPIIENARAIEKIIEQNPTASSTMYQWELCMREFIPDRFHLNNPDPDNEQQKSLYNNFCKELYDTQSPGSNGAPKKLSNTSVIQRFTNNPGSINLAKNSQDRRDLSFMFRVYHFNILQTDALLYLSNPAQEDPTFNANSSGPAESGEDDTPVTTTTPTGDRNAPCPPGTADAGTGTRYGVGRIFEYSMRLCKVNNTIVSVTMAANLLNLYNAAAAEGINLSGGGYRSFDQQVAVRRKNNCADLYTAPSSSCSPPTAIPGKSMHEAGEAVDFSQGGSTLTRSSGGYLWMKYHANKYGFYNLPSEPWHWSSNGR; translated from the coding sequence ATGATCCCCTGGCTACACACTAGCAATCCTTCTAGGGCTCGCCGGCACAACCTAAGATCTCCTTCTTTTGGCCACGAGCGATCTACTGGTGGTAGCCTATCAGACAAAGTCAAGAATGATAGCACAACATCACTCAACCCCACAAGTACCGGAAATACCAATCCTAATGGTTCGGGTCTGCCATCTGTAAACGAGGGTCGAGGCAAGGGAGCCGTAAGTAAGGGTGTCGACAAGGGCCTAGAACAAATAAAGAATAAGTCAAAGGGCACTCCTGTAGGAGAGGCTGCGAATCTCGCAAGTAAGGTAAAAAATACTAGTCAAACCGCAAAAAGAGAAGGAGCAGTTGCGGCAGGAGCTGATGTAGCTGCTGCCGCTGCTCGAACAGGGTTAGCCGCAACCGGCGTTGGTAAAGCCGCCAATGTCGCAATGAATGCCGCAAAAAAGCTTGGTCAGACGGTAGGTATCAATATAAAGGATAGGTACTTCTTGTATGTAGTAATCTTCATGAGTACCTGGCAGTTTATTCTTGTTTTTTTTGTTATTATGGTCGCCGCGTCTCTATTTGGATCACCATCCAAGCTCCTAAAAACAGGCTGGTCGATTGCTAAACATTACGTAGGCCTTTCGGTGTCGACCCAGATAGACCAGGGAGTTGCTGGCAAAATGGCTTACGAAATCCCTGTTGGTAAGGATGGTCGAGCATTGGCGGCAGCCACAAACTACAATCCTGCCAGCATGCCAAAAGAGGGGACTCTAGAATACCGACTCGCAAAGATAGATTGGGAAAAAGCAAAATTCCAGTCAGTTAAACCTGATTCAAATTGCGAGATCAAAACATCCAAAGTCGTGGGGCCAGATGGTCAAGAACGAAGCGTTATTGATTCTGTAACTATTAAGGGCCAAGTCTTAAACCTAGAAGGTATTGCTAGATCAAATTGTATCGACAAAACCTATCCGATATTTAATACCATTATGCGCTCAGAATATATTCGAGAGAACCTCAATAAAAAGCTAGGGATTAGGTATGCCTATGCTGCCCCCAGGGATAGTACTGAGATACGTGGCAAATCAGATGCACAAATCAAAGAAACGCTACGCAAGAAAACATTGAGTAGAGTATGGCAGAGTAGCGGTAAGGGTGTTGAAGGTGTAGCACCAACCACAGACGACGATACGCCCCGAAATACAAACTCAAATGTAGATAAATATATCTACCCAACAGACACTATACTTCCTTTTAGTGTTGCAAATTGCGCAAACAATTACGAGTTTCCAGAAAAGCCATCTTGGGACAACGCTATCGCAAAAGCCCGTCACGATCTTATTTGTGGGGTACCGCCGGATCAGATTATATTTTATGCGCACATACCTCGTGAGAGTGATGCCGAGAGCACAGATCCAGCGAAAAAAGCCCGGGCACAAGCGGCCGTACTAAATACCGTATGTCAGATTTATAATCGCTATACAACAGAATTAACCGACACGGCATCAAAGAACTATAAACAGGCTGTCAAAGATCGTATTAAGTCCGAAGCAAATGCTGCATTCTCAATTATTACTTACGATGATACAGCGAAAACATATTTTCCAAACATTAAGGAGTGGGGCACTGACTCTTATAAGGTGTTGGGTCTAGGGAAATCACAGCAATACAACTACGCGGTAAATGGTCGTCTTGCAGGCGAAACGATTTCCCCAGATGCACTATCTAAGATATTTGGCGGTCCAAATATTCGTGGTGAAGGAATATATGCCGACACTCAAAGCAGCCGTATGATAGCAACATTTAGGAGAGTTGCAGCTGAAAACTGTACAGGGTCTGATAGTATTAACTTCACAGATCTGGCAAACGGAGTGATAGACAGGAGCTATCTAAATATATTTTACTTAACAATATACAAAGTGCTATTTCGTGGAAGTGTAGCAAATCTAGACAGCTACAAAAGAGCAAAAGACGGAACCATAATAAATACAATTGCTGCCATGAACAAAGTAACTATAGAGGATGTTATGAAGCGCCTCATACTTACCGCGAGTAATAACGGCACTTCTGGCGTCGAAGAAGGACCAGCAAATTTCAACAGACAGTCTATTGGCGCCCTAGCGTACAAAAACAGTCTCATTATTTCTATGGGCGGACAATTCTTCAATCAAAACGAAGCCATAGCCGCTGAAAATATATCGAACTCCATCATCGCGTATGAAGATCAATACCAGGGTCTTCTTGGGCGGATCTTCAACAGGAATAATCCTCGCTCCATCTACAGTAGGCTGCAAGTTGCCTTTACAGATTATCCAAAGAATATTCCATCAAATGTGGCTAGTCTTTTTGGAAATCTCTTCAACCCTGCACGCAATATGATTAGTGGTCGAGATTCGCTCGCATACACTCTCACCGGCAAGAGTAATGTTGCCCAAGCAGCATCAAGTCATGAGATAAATAATCTCCATATCGATCCTGCAGGCTTCCCGCCAGGATTTTACGAGGTACCAATTATCGAAAATGCACGAGCAATCGAAAAAATCATAGAACAAAATCCTACAGCATCAAGCACAATGTACCAATGGGAGCTTTGTATGCGTGAATTTATACCTGATCGTTTCCATCTCAACAATCCAGACCCAGATAATGAGCAGCAAAAGAGCTTATATAATAATTTCTGTAAAGAACTTTATGACACACAATCTCCTGGATCTAATGGTGCCCCCAAGAAACTGTCCAATACTTCTGTGATCCAGCGTTTCACAAATAACCCCGGCAGTATAAATCTCGCCAAGAACAGTCAGGATAGGAGAGACCTCTCGTTCATGTTCCGTGTATATCACTTCAACATCCTACAAACTGATGCACTACTCTACCTGTCAAATCCAGCGCAAGAGGACCCCACATTTAACGCTAATAGTAGCGGTCCCGCAGAATCTGGAGAAGACGATACACCTGTCACAACAACAACCCCGACTGGCGACAGAAATGCGCCGTGTCCACCAGGCACCGCTGATGCTGGCACAGGCACGAGATATGGTGTTGGCAGGATATTTGAATATTCTATGCGACTCTGTAAGGTAAATAATACGATCGTTAGCGTTACGATGGCAGCAAATCTACTTAATCTTTACAACGCCGCTGCTGCTGAAGGTATTAATCTGAGCGGTGGTGGATATCGTTCATTCGATCAGCAAGTTGCAGTTCGCAGAAAAAATAATTGCGCAGACCTCTATACAGCCCCATCATCTTCATGTTCGCCACCTACAGCAATACCAGGCAAGTCTATGCATGAGGCTGGCGAAGCTGTAGACTTCTCGCAAGGAGGGTCGACACTGACTCGCTCATCTGGTGGATATCTCTGGATGAAGTACCACGCAAATAAGTATGGATTCTATAATCTGCCTAGTGAGCCATGGCATTGGTCGAGTAATGGAAGGTAA
- a CDS encoding CHAP domain-containing protein translates to MKRVLRALLCLIITLTPSIASAATPNPAAKVSPTSSISDQRRNIERNPFYDETAEVDTDAVCNSLGLYDQGQASPSASVAPSASPTPDTTAIPAGTAPSVDQIRAKLLAIKNVGGAARVESIINHLDWYQQAGQEGDVPWQMLVGIHFREGLHFDNPSNGQGAFQLYSAWRAGASFPPGPITKEEWVRQAKIAAATLKGGVNSSPSPINVGKTLNKDTTDTNLIKDVMWAYNGKGARTKAWALEYATELGFNPPDHYLFEGSAYVMNFWDAVRDGMRQCAVDGCSRTNSSANPGAFLFYAALSGYTGGGANSNGCEQTGGGSTTVPNGDKILEIALAEVGHREWDERVLEYTTGRRENWCADFVSWVLKQAGTPFTGGGAGGWQIPAVSNVMEYLRTKGEFHPKDDGYIPQPGDIFIFKSGGRSHTGFVTKYENGRFYTVEGNASNQVKTSSYDMNYSGLTGFGHLK, encoded by the coding sequence ATGAAAAGAGTACTTAGAGCCCTACTATGCCTAATAATAACCCTTACTCCATCCATTGCTTCTGCTGCCACCCCAAATCCTGCCGCAAAAGTTTCCCCTACGTCCAGCATCTCTGATCAACGACGTAATATTGAACGCAACCCCTTCTATGATGAGACAGCAGAAGTTGATACCGATGCAGTTTGTAATTCTTTAGGATTATACGATCAAGGCCAAGCTTCACCATCAGCTTCGGTAGCACCATCCGCAAGTCCAACTCCAGATACAACAGCAATCCCTGCGGGTACAGCACCTTCAGTCGATCAAATTCGTGCGAAGCTCCTTGCAATTAAGAATGTTGGTGGAGCTGCTCGAGTAGAATCGATAATCAATCATCTAGACTGGTACCAACAAGCAGGTCAAGAGGGAGATGTGCCCTGGCAGATGCTTGTGGGCATACATTTTCGTGAAGGACTACATTTCGATAATCCGAGCAACGGACAAGGTGCCTTTCAGCTATATTCTGCCTGGAGGGCTGGCGCAAGCTTTCCACCTGGGCCAATCACTAAAGAGGAATGGGTACGCCAGGCAAAGATAGCCGCCGCAACACTAAAGGGTGGTGTGAATAGCTCACCATCTCCAATAAACGTAGGTAAAACGCTTAATAAGGACACTACAGACACAAATCTTATTAAGGACGTAATGTGGGCATATAACGGTAAGGGAGCTAGAACAAAAGCCTGGGCACTTGAATATGCAACCGAGCTAGGGTTTAACCCGCCAGATCATTATCTCTTCGAAGGTTCTGCGTATGTTATGAATTTCTGGGATGCAGTACGCGACGGCATGAGACAATGTGCGGTCGATGGATGTTCCAGGACAAACAGCTCAGCCAACCCAGGGGCTTTCCTCTTCTATGCCGCACTCAGTGGCTACACTGGCGGTGGCGCGAATAGTAATGGCTGCGAACAGACAGGTGGTGGTTCTACCACAGTCCCCAATGGCGATAAGATCCTAGAGATTGCACTAGCTGAAGTTGGCCATAGAGAATGGGATGAGAGAGTACTTGAATATACAACGGGCCGTCGAGAGAATTGGTGTGCAGACTTCGTGAGCTGGGTATTGAAGCAGGCAGGCACCCCATTTACTGGTGGTGGTGCGGGCGGCTGGCAAATCCCAGCGGTAAGTAATGTGATGGAGTATCTAAGAACAAAAGGCGAGTTCCACCCGAAGGATGATGGATATATACCTCAGCCTGGTGATATATTTATCTTCAAGAGCGGAGGTCGCAGTCACACCGGGTTTGTGACAAAATATGAGAACGGTAGATTCTATACAGTAGAAGGAAATGCATCAAATCAAGTAAAAACAAGTAGTTACGACATGAACTACTCCGGTCTGACCGGGTTTGGACACCTTAAGTAA
- the recF gene encoding DNA replication and repair protein RecF (All proteins in this family for which functions are known are DNA-binding proteins that assist the filamentation of RecA onto DNA for the initiation of recombination or recombinational repair.), with the protein MLKRLHLTHFRSYETLTLELEERVTVILGPNATGKTNILEAIYVASTGQSFRADDSTLITEHQDGFRVDAEYEDEILSVVYRLLPRRQKRFLRNEVGISRHTLLGLHPVVLFEPGHLQLLGGTPALRRQYMDMLLAQTSEPYRRSLILYRRLIKQRNALLYQNKRSPVRRLEDQLFILDTQLAEPAEAIYNARSQALVWLEPQLQRYIEHIAGERPRTSLSYKERSSDFLRRLHDNRARDIAIGTTSTGPHREDWQLYRNEVLFHETASRGENRTTLLALKLCEVLYIREKRDGMTPTLLLDDVFSELDESRRHLLVDVLKDVQTVITTADIDRRLELPAQTIDLTRRK; encoded by the coding sequence ATGTTAAAGCGCTTGCACCTTACACATTTCCGCTCGTATGAGACGTTAACTCTCGAGCTTGAAGAACGCGTGACGGTGATACTGGGTCCAAACGCGACCGGCAAGACAAATATTCTTGAGGCGATTTATGTTGCGTCTACTGGGCAATCATTTCGTGCCGATGATAGCACTCTCATTACTGAGCATCAAGACGGTTTTCGAGTTGATGCCGAATACGAAGATGAGATTCTCTCGGTAGTATATCGACTGCTGCCTCGGCGTCAGAAGCGCTTTCTGCGTAATGAGGTCGGTATTAGTCGACACACACTCCTCGGATTACATCCGGTGGTGCTATTTGAACCTGGACACTTACAATTACTCGGTGGTACTCCGGCACTTCGTCGGCAGTATATGGATATGCTGCTTGCGCAGACGAGTGAACCATATAGACGCTCGCTCATACTCTATCGCCGGCTTATCAAACAACGGAATGCACTACTCTACCAGAATAAGCGATCCCCCGTCAGGCGGCTTGAAGATCAACTCTTCATTCTCGATACCCAGCTTGCTGAGCCGGCCGAAGCAATTTATAATGCTCGCTCGCAAGCACTCGTATGGCTTGAGCCGCAGCTACAGCGCTACATTGAGCATATCGCTGGCGAACGCCCTCGTACTAGTCTGAGCTACAAAGAACGCTCTAGTGACTTCCTGCGTCGCTTACATGATAATCGTGCGCGCGACATCGCCATCGGCACAACCTCAACCGGCCCCCATCGTGAGGACTGGCAACTATATCGCAATGAAGTATTATTTCATGAAACCGCTTCGCGCGGCGAAAATCGTACCACACTACTTGCCTTGAAATTGTGTGAAGTGTTATATATTCGCGAGAAGCGCGATGGAATGACCCCTACCCTACTCCTAGATGATGTTTTTAGCGAGCTTGATGAGTCCCGGCGCCATCTCTTAGTTGACGTTCTGAAGGATGTACAGACTGTCATTACTACGGCAGATATCGACAGGCGACTTGAGCTTCCTGCGCAAACAATTGATCTGACGAGGAGAAAATAA